A window of the Burkholderia sp. 9120 genome harbors these coding sequences:
- a CDS encoding amino acid ABC transporter permease, translating into MSAPDWLSILRYLLLGTFPNGPLGGVALTVALTLASASLSALLGLAGGVALAMTRGIAHLVLLTVVGLFRAIPVLMLIFWTFFLMPVLLHADVPGLATVVCALALIGGAYLSHSVQAGIVAIGDGQWQAALSLGMTRGQALRYVLLPQAVRVMTPSFVNQWVSLIKDTSLAYIVGVPEFTFLANQVNSRLMVYPAQIFLFVGLVYLVLCCTFQWAVTRVLSARFGTPG; encoded by the coding sequence ATGAGCGCGCCCGACTGGCTGTCTATCCTCCGCTACCTGCTGCTCGGCACGTTTCCCAATGGCCCGCTCGGCGGCGTCGCGCTGACCGTGGCGTTGACGCTGGCGTCGGCGTCGTTATCGGCGCTGCTCGGCCTGGCCGGCGGCGTCGCGCTGGCCATGACGCGCGGCATCGCGCATCTCGTGCTGCTCACCGTGGTGGGCCTGTTCCGCGCGATTCCCGTGCTGATGCTGATTTTCTGGACCTTCTTCCTGATGCCCGTGCTGCTGCATGCGGACGTCCCCGGACTCGCGACCGTGGTGTGCGCGCTCGCGCTGATCGGCGGCGCCTATCTGTCGCATTCGGTGCAGGCGGGCATCGTCGCGATCGGCGACGGACAGTGGCAGGCGGCGCTGTCGCTCGGCATGACGCGCGGCCAGGCGCTGCGTTACGTGCTGTTGCCGCAGGCGGTGCGGGTGATGACGCCGTCGTTCGTCAATCAATGGGTGTCGCTGATCAAGGACACGTCGCTGGCCTATATCGTCGGCGTGCCCGAGTTCACCTTTCTTGCCAATCAGGTCAATAGCCGGCTGATGGTTTATCCCGCGCAGATCTTTCTGTTCGTCGGGCTGGTATATCTGGTGCTGTGCTGCACGTTTCAATGGGCCGTGACGCGCGTGCTGAGCGCACGCTTCGGCACGCCGGGCTAG
- a CDS encoding nucleobase:cation symporter-2 family protein, with protein sequence MSERSAVHPVDEILPVRQLVSFGLQHVLVMYAGAVAVPLILGSALGLTPQQMITLINANLLTSGIATLIQTLGFWKFGARLPLIQGCSFIAIAPMIMIGKQYGLAHVFGSVIACGALTMLIAPVFSRFLRFFPPVVIGSLITIIGVSLMPAAAIWLGGGDPGAPAFGSVANLVLGFVTVAITLFIYARFKGFIGNLSVLIGLIAGTLIAAACGMTSFAHVGDAAWFEISAPFAFGWPRFAVTPILVMTLAMLVIMAETTGNVLAIGTIIGRPSSQSTLGNAFRADGLSTLLGGIFNSFPYNAFTQNTGLIALSNVKSRYVVASAGAIMILMGMFPKLGAIIASVPRPVLGGCAIVMFGMTTVAGIQELSRVKFDGTRNAIIVAVSVSVGVLPMSFPALFGHVTGPLKLVLDSGIFLGAISAIVLNVLLNRESGSGQLVGSASELDHGSSTSLSAHSAQSEVL encoded by the coding sequence ATGAGTGAACGTAGCGCCGTCCATCCCGTCGACGAAATATTGCCGGTCCGGCAACTCGTCAGTTTTGGCCTGCAGCATGTGCTGGTGATGTACGCCGGCGCGGTGGCCGTTCCCCTGATTCTGGGCAGCGCGCTCGGTCTTACGCCGCAACAGATGATCACGCTGATCAACGCCAATCTGTTGACCTCGGGCATCGCGACGCTGATCCAGACGCTCGGCTTCTGGAAGTTCGGCGCGCGGCTGCCGTTGATCCAGGGTTGTTCGTTTATCGCCATCGCGCCGATGATCATGATCGGCAAGCAATATGGCCTGGCGCACGTGTTCGGTTCGGTGATCGCGTGCGGTGCGTTGACAATGCTGATCGCGCCGGTATTCAGCCGTTTTCTGCGGTTCTTTCCACCGGTCGTGATCGGCAGTCTGATCACGATCATCGGCGTGTCGCTGATGCCGGCGGCCGCGATCTGGCTGGGCGGCGGCGATCCTGGCGCGCCGGCTTTCGGGTCGGTGGCGAACCTCGTGCTCGGCTTCGTCACGGTGGCCATCACGCTGTTCATCTACGCGCGTTTCAAGGGCTTTATCGGCAATCTTTCGGTGCTGATCGGGCTGATTGCGGGCACGCTGATCGCGGCGGCTTGCGGCATGACGAGCTTCGCGCACGTGGGCGATGCGGCATGGTTCGAAATCAGCGCACCGTTCGCATTCGGCTGGCCGCGTTTCGCGGTGACGCCTATCCTTGTGATGACACTGGCGATGCTCGTCATCATGGCGGAAACCACCGGCAACGTGCTCGCGATCGGCACGATCATCGGCCGGCCGTCGTCGCAAAGCACGCTCGGCAACGCGTTTCGCGCCGATGGTTTGTCGACCCTGCTGGGCGGTATTTTCAACAGCTTTCCGTATAACGCGTTCACGCAGAATACTGGCCTTATAGCGCTGTCGAATGTGAAAAGCCGCTATGTGGTGGCGTCGGCGGGAGCGATCATGATTCTGATGGGCATGTTTCCGAAGCTCGGCGCAATCATCGCTTCGGTGCCGCGGCCGGTGCTGGGCGGCTGCGCGATCGTCATGTTCGGCATGACGACCGTGGCGGGCATTCAGGAGTTGTCGCGTGTGAAGTTCGACGGCACCCGCAACGCGATTATCGTTGCGGTATCGGTAAGCGTCGGCGTGTTGCCGATGTCGTTTCCAGCGCTGTTCGGTCACGTGACTGGACCGCTGAAGCTGGTGCTGGACAGTGGGATTTTTCTTGGGGCGATCAGCGCCATCGTGCTCAATGTTTTGCTTAATCGCGAAAGCGGGTCCGGTCAGCTTGTTGGATCGGCGTCGGAGCTGGACCACGGTTCGTCTACATCGCTTTCCGCGCACAGTGCGCAATCGGAAGTTCTTTAA
- a CDS encoding hybrid sensor histidine kinase/response regulator produces the protein MSDTPQPPFSILFVDDDELSRNHFARAIRADYNVHVAGSAEEAMAVLDRHGAEIAVLVTDFRMPGRDGDDLLRHVAHEYPQIVRILVTAYADKDLLLKTVNTGEIFRILEKPLRTEKVREVLQLAMMRYAERETRQQRLLAMDETLAFLAHELNTPLATISLFAQSVGSNVAEQYDPERQKEIGHAATSMLNNAQYCLTLISSFWATVHKSGAQQSASGVSLREVTATRLIATLLDTYPFADSQRDWIQVDVQGDFVVRTMPNCVALVLSSLLSNALRALETTADPLLRLEVVATPEPEIRVRDNGPGIAPEIKARLMQDPVTTYAGAGGHGMGTIFCNRIMQSSGGSLRIDSALGEGTTVTMAFPGHLSSTPRG, from the coding sequence ATGAGTGACACCCCGCAGCCGCCGTTTTCCATTCTCTTCGTCGACGACGACGAGCTGTCGCGCAACCATTTCGCACGCGCCATTCGCGCGGATTACAACGTGCATGTCGCCGGCAGCGCGGAGGAGGCCATGGCCGTGCTCGACCGCCACGGCGCGGAGATCGCCGTGCTGGTGACGGATTTCCGCATGCCCGGCCGCGACGGCGACGATCTGCTGCGCCACGTCGCGCACGAATACCCGCAGATCGTGCGGATTCTCGTGACCGCGTACGCCGATAAAGACCTGCTGCTGAAAACCGTCAATACCGGCGAGATCTTCCGCATCCTCGAAAAGCCGTTGCGCACGGAGAAGGTCCGCGAGGTGCTGCAACTGGCCATGATGCGCTACGCCGAGCGGGAAACGCGTCAGCAGCGCCTGCTGGCCATGGACGAAACGCTGGCCTTCCTGGCTCACGAACTGAACACCCCGCTGGCGACGATCTCGCTGTTCGCGCAATCGGTCGGCAGCAATGTCGCGGAGCAATACGATCCGGAGCGTCAGAAGGAGATCGGTCACGCGGCCACGTCGATGCTCAACAACGCGCAGTATTGCCTGACGCTGATCTCGTCGTTCTGGGCGACGGTGCACAAGAGCGGCGCCCAGCAATCGGCGTCGGGCGTGAGTCTGCGCGAAGTGACCGCGACGCGGCTGATCGCCACCTTGCTCGACACTTATCCGTTCGCCGACTCGCAGCGCGACTGGATTCAGGTCGACGTGCAAGGCGATTTCGTGGTCCGCACCATGCCCAACTGCGTGGCGCTGGTGCTGTCTTCGCTGTTGTCCAATGCGCTGCGCGCGCTTGAGACGACTGCCGATCCTCTGCTGCGGCTCGAAGTCGTCGCCACGCCCGAGCCGGAAATCCGGGTTCGCGACAATGGTCCCGGCATCGCGCCGGAGATCAAGGCGCGTCTGATGCAGGACCCCGTCACCACGTATGCAGGAGCCGGCGGCCACGGCATGGGCACGATCTTTTGCAACCGCATCATGCAATCGTCCGGCGGCTCGCTGCGGATCGACTCCGCGCTCGGCGAGGGGACGACCGTGACGATGGCGTTTCCCGGCCATTTGTCGTCGACCCCGCGCGGATAG
- a CDS encoding ABC transporter substrate-binding protein: protein MKNWTRRAAIAGLLLTLAGVAHADQLDDIKKAGVLRVATFDSNPPFGFVDPKSNQIVGLDVDYARAVAAKLGVKLEIQPTNPANRIAFLKSNKVDLVFANFTITDERKKEIDFSTPYFASGTQFIAKKGVLKSPQQLASLRIGADKGTTNEQQVRAQYPAATIVAYDDTPFAFAALRAGNVQAITQDGPKLVALLANVPDEDKYEIPPFTISNDYEGVGVPKNQPRLLSVVNETLQDLEAEGNASKIYDQWFGPKSRAPLPRLFKIGDPQKS from the coding sequence ATGAAGAACTGGACTCGCCGTGCCGCTATTGCCGGACTGCTATTGACGCTGGCGGGCGTCGCACACGCCGATCAACTCGACGACATCAAGAAGGCCGGCGTCTTGCGCGTCGCCACATTCGACAGTAATCCGCCGTTCGGTTTCGTCGATCCGAAGAGTAATCAGATTGTCGGTCTCGACGTCGACTATGCGCGCGCCGTCGCGGCGAAACTTGGCGTGAAGCTCGAGATTCAACCCACCAACCCGGCCAATCGGATTGCGTTTCTGAAGTCGAACAAGGTCGATCTGGTCTTCGCGAACTTCACGATTACAGATGAGCGCAAGAAGGAAATCGACTTCAGCACGCCGTATTTCGCGTCCGGCACGCAGTTCATCGCGAAGAAGGGCGTATTGAAGTCGCCGCAGCAACTGGCGAGTCTGCGGATCGGCGCGGACAAGGGCACCACCAACGAACAGCAGGTCCGCGCGCAGTATCCGGCCGCGACCATCGTCGCTTACGACGACACGCCGTTCGCGTTCGCCGCGCTGCGCGCCGGCAACGTGCAGGCCATCACGCAGGACGGCCCGAAGCTGGTCGCGTTGCTGGCCAATGTGCCGGATGAGGACAAGTACGAGATTCCGCCGTTCACGATCTCGAACGACTACGAAGGCGTCGGTGTGCCGAAGAACCAGCCGCGTCTGTTGAGCGTGGTCAACGAGACGCTGCAGGATCTGGAAGCGGAGGGCAACGCTTCGAAGATTTACGACCAGTGGTTCGGCCCGAAGAGCCGCGCGCCGCTGCCGCGTCTGTTCAAGATCGGCGATCCGCAGAAGAGCTGA
- a CDS encoding LysR family transcriptional regulator has protein sequence MRYSLDQLEMFARVVKAGSFSAAARSLGKTQSTISMAIANLEVDWGLALFDRSSKLPVLTAAGRKLLNEAELVLERCLDLESHANDLGELVEPGLTLAIEVPYNTLMPALFDFAAQFPDVDLDIRHPLHGDVSKLLLNDEVDLGVAFAQPDYPRDLGFSQMGKLILAHVARRDHPLAQRDSVSFAELGSHRRLVFSAHNNTLPSTEYLDSTRCWQAESYLALLEMTRAGLGWTTLPRQLIRRELDEGEFVELQLAAYPHTDWQVGVDLIWSKARVLGKAGVWLKRRLQEHKVFELDRNGNATTL, from the coding sequence ATGCGCTATTCCCTCGATCAACTCGAGATGTTTGCCCGCGTGGTAAAAGCCGGTTCGTTCTCGGCGGCCGCGCGCAGTCTCGGCAAAACGCAATCCACCATCAGCATGGCCATTGCCAATCTCGAAGTGGACTGGGGACTCGCGCTGTTCGACCGAAGCAGCAAATTGCCGGTGCTGACCGCGGCGGGACGCAAACTGCTCAATGAGGCGGAGTTGGTGCTGGAGCGCTGTCTCGATCTGGAGTCGCATGCGAATGATCTGGGTGAGCTGGTCGAGCCGGGTCTAACGCTCGCTATCGAAGTGCCCTACAACACGTTGATGCCCGCGCTGTTCGATTTCGCCGCGCAGTTTCCCGATGTCGATCTCGACATTCGTCATCCGCTGCATGGCGATGTGAGCAAGCTGCTGCTCAACGATGAAGTGGACCTGGGGGTCGCGTTCGCGCAACCGGACTATCCGCGCGATCTCGGTTTTTCGCAGATGGGCAAGCTGATTCTCGCGCACGTGGCGCGGCGCGATCATCCGCTGGCGCAACGCGATAGCGTCAGCTTCGCCGAGCTTGGCTCGCATCGGCGGCTGGTGTTCAGCGCGCACAACAACACGTTGCCGAGTACCGAATATCTCGACTCGACGCGTTGCTGGCAGGCCGAGAGTTATCTCGCGCTGCTGGAGATGACGCGGGCGGGCCTCGGCTGGACCACGTTACCGAGGCAATTGATCCGGCGCGAGCTCGACGAAGGGGAATTCGTCGAACTGCAACTCGCGGCTTATCCGCATACCGACTGGCAGGTCGGCGTCGATCTGATCTGGTCGAAGGCGCGCGTGCTCGGTAAAGCGGGGGTCTGGCTCAAGCGCCGGTTGCAGGAGCACAAGGTGTTCGAGCTGGACCGCAACGGCAACGCCACCACGTTGTAG
- a CDS encoding nucleoside deaminase: MNIQKASTASTLSETDLSLLRAAIDLAEESKKSGRHPFAAIVANERGEIIATAGNNSMPPEGDPTQHAELAAAAKAAKLLSPDELAKCTLYTSAEPCCMCSGAIYWCNIGRVVYALSEHRLLTLTGDHPENPTFSLPCREIFLRGQRHIEVVGPLLEEEAEQSHIGFWG, translated from the coding sequence ATGAACATACAAAAAGCTTCCACCGCATCGACATTGTCCGAGACCGATCTGTCCTTGCTCCGCGCGGCGATCGACCTCGCCGAGGAATCGAAGAAGAGCGGCCGCCATCCATTCGCCGCGATCGTGGCGAACGAGCGCGGTGAAATCATCGCCACCGCCGGCAATAATTCGATGCCACCCGAAGGCGACCCGACCCAGCACGCCGAACTCGCGGCGGCGGCCAAAGCGGCGAAACTGCTGTCCCCGGACGAACTCGCGAAATGCACGCTCTACACGAGCGCCGAACCGTGCTGCATGTGCTCGGGCGCGATCTACTGGTGCAACATCGGCCGGGTTGTGTATGCGCTGTCCGAGCATCGGCTGTTGACGCTCACCGGGGATCATCCGGAGAACCCGACGTTCTCGCTGCCTTGCCGGGAGATCTTCCTGCGCGGACAACGGCATATTGAAGTGGTCGGTCCGCTGCTCGAAGAGGAAGCCGAACAATCGCATATCGGCTTCTGGGGCTAA
- a CDS encoding amino acid ABC transporter permease: MNTWLEPRYTAWIWHGFAMTLALSACVIVGATLLGFGLALARSARYAAVRRAAAAYVLIFRNSPLIVQLLFWYFGAAALMPESAMSWLNTPHTLTLGPLTPGWPSFEFLAGWIGLTCYATPFIGEEFRAGLRGVRDGQHQAAAALGLTRFAAFRYVILPQAVRIATPPLAGQYMNIVKNSSLTMAIGLAELSYSSRQVETETLKTFQSFGMATLLYIATIATIEIALLLRQRNGVHGARSTRGARGAYITRGGRS, from the coding sequence ATGAACACGTGGCTCGAACCGCGCTACACGGCGTGGATCTGGCACGGCTTCGCCATGACGCTGGCGCTGTCGGCCTGTGTGATCGTGGGCGCGACGCTGTTGGGTTTCGGCCTGGCGCTCGCCCGCAGCGCGCGTTATGCGGCCGTGCGCCGCGCGGCGGCCGCTTATGTGCTGATCTTCCGTAACTCGCCGCTGATCGTGCAGCTGCTGTTCTGGTATTTCGGCGCGGCCGCGCTAATGCCGGAAAGCGCGATGAGCTGGCTGAATACACCGCATACACTCACGCTCGGGCCATTGACACCCGGCTGGCCGAGCTTCGAGTTTCTGGCCGGCTGGATCGGCCTCACGTGCTATGCAACCCCCTTTATCGGCGAGGAATTCCGCGCGGGGCTGCGCGGCGTGCGCGACGGTCAGCATCAGGCGGCCGCCGCGCTCGGACTGACGCGCTTCGCGGCGTTCCGCTATGTGATTCTGCCGCAGGCGGTGCGGATCGCAACGCCGCCGCTGGCCGGGCAATATATGAATATCGTCAAGAACTCGTCGCTGACCATGGCGATCGGGCTGGCCGAGTTGTCGTACTCGTCGCGCCAGGTCGAGACGGAAACGCTGAAGACGTTCCAGTCGTTCGGCATGGCGACGCTGCTTTACATCGCGACGATTGCCACGATTGAAATCGCGTTGCTGCTGCGGCAGCGCAATGGCGTTCACGGTGCTCGCAGTACTCGTGGTGCTCGTGGTGCTTACATCACGCGCGGAGGCCGCTCATGA